ACATGCACAACATATTCTATGTTGTTACTAATGATGTTTGCTTGGCTTCTGATGTAtttccatgtacttttatgcatttaaGGTTGTTGTCAAACATGGAGTAAGCTTGAAAGACGGATTGCCACTCTTGAGTTTGACCGTGATAGGAAATCTATGGGAGTTATTACGAGTTCTAGCTCCTCTGGAGGAAAGTCATTGCTTGTAAAGGTGTATCCCTTTTCTCTATATCTTCATCTTTCTTCTTGCATTGAATCCTGTGTAGTTTAATAATTTATCTTCAATATCTTGGCATGTGGGAGAAATAGTTTTTCTGATAGGAGACAAATTACTTCAGTTTACTGAGAAGTGTAGAACCTTAATATATTGTGCAATCGTTGAGTCACTACTTCAATTTCCTCCATCTACTTGCTTCGTACTTTGCTAGTTGATACGTTGTTGGAGATTCATCTTGGAACATCAATTGGGAAGAGTTGCTGAGTTGGTGAATGGGTGCTCAAAGATCAAAAGAAAGTGGACCAGGAGATCTTGGCGCAACCCTCTTTAATGACGTGATTTTCAGTTTCATTAGCTAGAAAAGAAATGTTTGTTGCCTTTGTAGCTTTTCTTGgttcaattttatttcaaataCCTATTCAGATAAATTTAAAATGCTATCTAGCATGAAATACTTTACAAATGAGTGTTTAAGGATGCTTTTCCATAACCATAGCTAACTTTTGGATGCAATATTCCAACAAAGAATTTGGAAGGTCTGACACTTGGACACCCGCACTCCCGCACTGCATGCAATACTCGCACCGGAGTTCATGCAAATAGAGGAAAAAACctatcttatttttgttttccccaTTCATTCGGAAGATAGTAGTCTGTCATTAGATCGagtttgtgttttgtgtttcaAACATTCCTAAATCCTAAAGAATAAATTACGGGCTAGTCTAGCTGTCCAAGTAATTGGCCCATATTTCCAAGAACTCCAGCCCAATCTAAAAATGCACCATCAAGGAGAGGCCCACACTTTCCTTCCTAGACttgcaagtaaataaaaatggcCATActccttaatgggaattaaggGGCAGTTTTTGGACTGACCCGTAGTTTATCCAATTCTTATCTTCACAACTAAAACCACCTATTCCCCCTGTGGCTGTCTTTGTTTTTCCAACACATTCCTGCAGCTAGAATACCAATACAGAACACCCAGAATCAGGCCTCCATTCGCTGATTGAACACTTTTGAGTACCCTTGTATCAAGCTGAAAGGGTATCACCAATCCACTTGGAAGTTTATGGGTTTGTTTAGGTGTCGGTCTTTGTCAACGTGTGCATTTTGGTTACTGTCTCAGTTTCTGGATTGCATTATACAAGGGATGATTTGGATTCGTTGAATGCTTGGATTCCAGCAGATTTAGTTTTATACAACATTGTATGGGTGTTTTTATTAATGCCTATGCTCCACATCCATCAGTTGTCTACCATTTTGAGTCTTTTTGACTATATTTGGATCTTAATGTGCtgtaacttttctttttccgaCAAGATTTGTGTTCTTACTGTGTTTTTTTCTAACTAAATTTCTATTGTTATTGTTGATCATTTCACTTATGAAGGTCTAAATGCGTCTATTGTCAACAGGATCTCTGCTTCCATCGTTTGGTGTTTCCATTTACTTTATAGACACATTCGGTACTTACAAATAGGTGCTACATTGTTGCAGGGTGCAgtagaaaatttattagaacgAAGCTcctttgttcaattacttgaCGGCTCAATTGTTGAATTGGATCAATCTTCGAAGGATGCTATTTTAGAAAGCCTGCACAAAATGTCGTCAAGTGCATTACGTTGTTTGGGTTTTGCCTACAAGTATAACCTTCCCGAGTTCGCTACATACAATGGAGATGAAGACCATCCAGCACATGAACTTTTACTTAACCCATCTAGCTATTCGTTGATTGAGAGTAATCTCATTTTTGTTGGCTTTGCTGGGCTAAGGGTGAGTTGGCTTATTCTCTGTCTGTTCCTCAAACTACTAGTTAATTCTTTTTTGTCTGTACTGTTTTTAGTGACAATCGTTAAATTTCTGGATAGTGcttaatttcatttcattttttatcaAAGGATCCTCCTCGGAAAGAAGTTCGGCAAGCCATTGAGGACTGCAGAGCAGCTGGCATTCGGGTAATGGTTATTACAGGAGATAACAAGAATACAGCAGAAGCTATATGTCGTGAGATAGGTGTGTTTGAACCAGATGAGGACATCAGTTTAAAGAGCTTAACAGGAAGAGACTTCATGGACCATAGGGACCCCAAAAATCATCTAAGGCAAACTGGAGGGCTGCTCTTTTCTAGGGCTGAACCAAGGCATAAACAAGAAATTGTGAGGATGCTCAAAGAAGATGGCGAAGTAGTTGCAATGACTGGGGATGGGGTGAATGATGCACCTGCCTTGAAATTGGCTGATATTGGAATTGCAATGGGCATTGCCGGGACTGAGGTATTTCCTTATCTTTTCTTTCCATGCACAGATGACACTAGATAATTAGTATGATAGAAAAAAACAGATGAAAAGAATTACCCGATGTATGTCGAGTTTGGATGATCGTAAACATAAGTTTGTACCTTATTGTGGGACTGAGCAgtacccttttctttctttttttccccctcactAAGTAACCTCTCGTCGTTTATTTTAAAGAACTTTCATATGTATTCTGCTTGCTGCATATGTTCTAGGTGAATTTGAGTTGCATGTTTTTGTACGGATCATAGGCCTCTGGAAAACATTTTGCCCTTTTCAATCACTATGATCTTTATGTCCATTCGCTAGTCTTTTTTATACCTGCTACTTCCCAGTTATTCCTCACTCTAATTGTATACTCATGCTCTTTGGTTGCACCTGACCAGTCCTTCCAAAAGTTATGCATCATTTTGAAATTGGTGCTACCATTAAACTGGTTAATGCATGGATATGGGTTTCTTTTTCGTCTCATCTTTGTTTATTTCTTGTTATCTTGTTCTAGGTTGCCAAGGAGGCTTCTGACATGGTATTAGCAGATGACAACTTCAGCACAATTGTTGCTGCTGTAGGTGAAGGCAGATCTATTTACAACAATATGAAGGCATTTATCAGGTCCTTTTCTTTCTGTGTTCGTCATAACTATTTCCTGATACTTCTATGGGTAGCATGATGGTTGTATGTAGAAGTGCTTATATTTGTCTACCTTGCCAGTTGCCACAAGTCACCTGTTTCCCTGTTACGTATGTGATCTATCATTACAATGCAAGGATATGTCCAAATACATATTCATTATCGTATTCGCATGCACATGCATAAGTTGCTTGTGGGTAAGCTTTGTGAAGCTGAACGCCTCAGCTTACATTGTAAGGTGGTGAATCACCTCTCAGCTTTACAATGAAGCTGATCTCCCGTTAAGATGTTCCGTGACTAGATGCTTGTCATGCTAGGCTTTTGAACATATCGTTGTGTAAAGAATTCTATCACAAAACAGAGTAGGGAAAAGGCCCGCAATAGGCATATAAAGCTCAAGCATCCAATAAGTGTAGATAACATGGGAGAAGGAAAAGTACTGAAATTTTGTTGAAATGTAAGTTAGAACGAAAATAGATGTCGGTTAAGTATCATAGACATTTCAACTTTCAGACTTCCATCTTTTATTCTTCCTCCCAAACGCATCAATAAGGGAACTTGGGCTACTTCCCATCTGAATGTTGACAGCAGGAAGCTAACTCACGCCACAACCTTAAAAAAGGTGAGGACAAATAGCAGGAAGTGATTTGAGAATAATGCTGATATTTTCTTCATCGTGCCAGGTACATGATCTCCTCAAATATTGGTGAGGTCGCCTGCATATTTTTTACAGCTGCTTTAGGTATTCCAGAGGGTTTGATTCCCGTTCAGCTTCTATGGGTCAATCTTGTTACCGATGGACCTCCAGCAACAGCTTTGGGATTCAATCCACCAGACAACGATGTTATGAAGAAACCCCCTCGAAGAAGTGATGATTCATTGATCAGTCCTTGGATTTTATTCCGCTACCTGGTACGTTATACTCTTCCAATTACAAATACACTCTCTGTCCcatttttttatgtcttttttgCCAGTTGTGCCCCTTAATTTGTCTAAGCGGTAATGATTTTTTGTGAATAAGTTCAGATCTGAAGTAGTAGTTGTAGACTGTCTACAAAACCATCTAAgataataggaaaatgaaaatgtagaCGATTTTGTTGAGATGTACTAAATAGTGAAAATGGACCACCAAAGTGGTACATATGGGCTTTCTGTTTAGCAACCTGAAGTAAATTGCAATCGATGCCATCTATTGTGCTTACTTTCTCCTCAATTTTGGTGTCAGGTGATTGGACTCTATGTTGGGATTGCAACTGTGGGAATATTCATCATCTGGTACACGCGCAGCTCTTTCTTGGGAATCGACCTAAGTGGCGATGGCCACAGTCTTGTCACCTATTCCCAGCTCGCTAACTGGGGTCAATGCCAATCATGGGAGGGTTTCTCTGTATCACCTTTTAAGGCCGGGTCCCACGAGTATAGGTTTGATGACAATCCATGCGACTACTTCCAGACTGGCAAAGTAAAGGCGAtgactctctccctctctgtgtTGGTTGCCATCGAGATGTTCAATTCTCTCAATGCCCTTTCGGAAGACGGTAGTCTCTTGACGATGCCCCCGTGGGTTAACCCATATCTCCTTGTGGCCATGTCCATTTCTTTTGGGCTCCACTTTTTGATCCTTTACGTGCCTTTCCTAGCCAAAGTTTTTGGAATTGTGCCTCTCAGCCTGAATGAGTGGCTCCTGGTTTTGGCGGTTGCGCTTCCAGTGATTTTGATAGACGAGGTTCTCAAGTTTGTGGGTAGATGTCGGAATTCGGGTATGAGGAAATCCTATAAGAAAAAGGCAGATTGAGGGTCGAAGACAGGAGATTTTTAGTCGGGGGAAGGATGTTATTCATCAAGCATTTATGGGTTGGATCAACCTGAGTAAATCAGGTTATCTTAAACCCTACTTTTCAAACAGGAAGGGCTGGTATGGTCCCTTGAGTATTCAATTAGATATTGGTCAAAAGTTATTTGTGAAACTCTTTCACAGTAGCACTAGGGTGGGTAGATAGTCGCTATTTTTGTTTCCTCCTTCATGATCCTTTTAAAACTTGACTGATCTTAGTTACTATATGTTGGAGTGAATGAAAGC
The sequence above is a segment of the Rhododendron vialii isolate Sample 1 chromosome 13a, ASM3025357v1 genome. Coding sequences within it:
- the LOC131314811 gene encoding calcium-transporting ATPase 1, endoplasmic reticulum-type-like — encoded protein: MGKGGQDYGKREDSGTKSSLSSVEDFPAWAKDVQECEEKYLVSREYGLSAEGVDKKRQIYGWNELDKHEGPSIFKLILDQFNDTLVRILLAAAVISFVLAWYDGDEGGEMEITAFVEPLVIFLILIVNAIVGVWQENNAEKALEALKEIQSQQASVVRDGRKITNLPAKELVPGDIVELRVGDKVPADMRVVTLISSTLRVEQGSLTGESEAVSKTTKAVPEDTDIQGKKCMVFAGTTVVNGNCICLVTQTGMGTEIGKVHSQIHEASQSEEDTPLKKKLNEFGEALTAIIGVICAVVWLINLKYFLTWEYVNGWPQNFKFSFEKCTYYFEIAVALAVAAIPEGLPAVITTCLALGTRKMAQKNALVRKLPSVETLGCTTVICSDKTGTLTTNQMAVAKLVAMGSRPSAVRSFDVDGTTYNPLDGKIQNWPVGRMDVNLQMIAKIATVCNDAGIEQSGNHYVASGMPTEAALKVMVEKMGLPDGLDFGTSSRYADVLRCCQTWSKLERRIATLEFDRDRKSMGVITSSSSSGGKSLLVKGAVENLLERSSFVQLLDGSIVELDQSSKDAILESLHKMSSSALRCLGFAYKYNLPEFATYNGDEDHPAHELLLNPSSYSLIESNLIFVGFAGLRDPPRKEVRQAIEDCRAAGIRVMVITGDNKNTAEAICREIGVFEPDEDISLKSLTGRDFMDHRDPKNHLRQTGGLLFSRAEPRHKQEIVRMLKEDGEVVAMTGDGVNDAPALKLADIGIAMGIAGTEVAKEASDMVLADDNFSTIVAAVGEGRSIYNNMKAFIRYMISSNIGEVACIFFTAALGIPEGLIPVQLLWVNLVTDGPPATALGFNPPDNDVMKKPPRRSDDSLISPWILFRYLVIGLYVGIATVGIFIIWYTRSSFLGIDLSGDGHSLVTYSQLANWGQCQSWEGFSVSPFKAGSHEYRFDDNPCDYFQTGKVKAMTLSLSVLVAIEMFNSLNALSEDGSLLTMPPWVNPYLLVAMSISFGLHFLILYVPFLAKVFGIVPLSLNEWLLVLAVALPVILIDEVLKFVGRCRNSGMRKSYKKKAD